A genomic segment from Bacillus cereus G9842 encodes:
- a CDS encoding glycoside hydrolase family 5 protein: MCVKYKEKEGKVVKKILPIVALLGMMSFGVQEMNVRADTYHKGDSKISFWDSKRKGTNFMNSTSLPENYKSAKEANIEYVRLAPDKWAKDKDFLFEDKPDTSGKDFLIGNADNYQGLVKEDLEKLKADLDAAQSQGMKVVLTMLSLPGDRWRQFNNNKNDDRIWEEERYQEQASQFWKDLALELKDYPAVVGYNIINEPHPETAKNNRYNDFWTEDYEKWYAKVKGTTADLNRLYQKVINSIREVDQETPIILDSGLYATPWAFKYLKPVKDKKTLYAFHMYEPYELTSQGEKKNKEYQYPGLVKVGDLEKPVMWNKQGLEKFLKPIQQWSKKNHVSSNRIIAEEFGINRTVPGATQYMQDLISIFNQKGWHKSFYAFREDTWTGMNYELGTGKIKWDEEGKPVPQDNSLWEVIKKDLQPHK; encoded by the coding sequence ATGTGTGTTAAATATAAAGAGAAAGAAGGAAAAGTTGTGAAAAAAATTTTGCCAATTGTTGCGTTATTAGGCATGATGAGTTTTGGAGTACAGGAAATGAATGTAAGAGCTGATACATACCACAAGGGCGATTCGAAAATTAGTTTTTGGGATTCGAAAAGAAAGGGTACTAATTTCATGAATAGTACGTCATTACCTGAAAACTATAAAAGTGCAAAAGAAGCTAATATTGAATATGTACGTTTAGCACCTGATAAATGGGCAAAAGATAAAGATTTTCTATTTGAGGATAAACCAGATACTTCTGGAAAGGATTTTCTGATAGGTAATGCAGATAACTATCAGGGATTAGTAAAGGAGGATTTAGAAAAATTAAAGGCGGATTTAGATGCCGCACAATCACAAGGAATGAAAGTTGTTCTTACAATGTTATCTTTACCTGGTGATCGATGGCGCCAATTTAATAATAACAAGAATGACGACAGAATATGGGAAGAAGAGAGGTATCAAGAACAAGCAAGTCAATTTTGGAAGGACCTTGCTCTGGAATTAAAAGATTATCCTGCGGTGGTGGGTTATAATATTATAAATGAACCACATCCAGAAACAGCTAAAAATAATAGATATAATGATTTTTGGACAGAAGATTACGAGAAATGGTATGCAAAAGTGAAGGGAACGACAGCGGATTTAAACAGATTGTATCAAAAAGTAATCAATTCCATTCGTGAAGTAGACCAAGAAACACCAATTATTTTAGATTCAGGTTTATATGCTACTCCATGGGCTTTTAAATATTTAAAACCAGTAAAGGATAAAAAAACGCTTTACGCATTTCATATGTATGAACCATATGAATTAACGAGTCAAGGTGAAAAGAAAAATAAAGAATATCAATATCCAGGATTAGTAAAAGTAGGAGACTTAGAGAAACCTGTAATGTGGAATAAGCAGGGATTAGAGAAATTTTTGAAGCCAATCCAACAATGGTCTAAGAAAAATCATGTATCATCTAATCGAATTATTGCAGAGGAGTTTGGAATTAACCGTACTGTTCCGGGAGCTACCCAATACATGCAAGATCTTATTTCTATCTTCAACCAAAAAGGTTGGCATAAATCATTCTATGCATTCCGTGAAGACACATGGACAGGGATGAATTATGAATTGGGAACAGGAAAAATAAAATGGGATGAAGAGGGTAAACCGGTGCCTCAAGATAATTCACTCTGGGAAGTAATAAAAAAAGATTTACAACCACATAAATAG
- a CDS encoding methyl-accepting chemotaxis protein has product MFNIKERLGQIKLKTKLSMAFIAILIIPSLIVGVSSYNKAKTDLNETILQSAKDNISILDKIVDDELENKHTDVTHFAKVLTQGDYNPEQSQNVQSKFDQYIQLHPEIETIYTASSNNQFIHAPVGKIPEGFNPLESSWYKDAVKANGEIIVSSPYKSKSTGNMVIAIAKQNADKSGVIGVDLNITDIVKTSKMIKIGKQGFVSIVSQDKTIVVHPSLKPGEKLEKTLADELYKTEDGVITYSLNGEDRNISFKTNKKTGWKIAGVMPTKEIEEATNPIFYKTFTIIGASLLLGGIVILFILRSIITPLRQLVISAQRISQGDLTEKIDIRSKDELGQLGGSFNTMAESLRNIISQINTSAGHVAASSEELTASVEQASVATEQITKEMEEISNSAEVQNNEVESGAELIGEVTRNIQYVAENASEVSASSIYTKQKANEGEQLVEQTVAQMQSIHHSVSQSDNVIKLLDKKSQQIGSILEAIQNIAEQTNLLALNAAIEAARAGEQGRGFAIVADEVRKLAEQSSESSMEIGSLIKEIQADVHETVKAMNEVGVEVQSGIKVANDTKQSFYEISKSANDIVSKVHGMVELSNTMTTDAMKVDTSIDQIAMAVKENSSSMQTIAGSSEEQHASMEEINSSAIQLAQMAEELQELIGGFKI; this is encoded by the coding sequence GTGTTTAATATAAAAGAAAGATTGGGACAAATAAAGCTTAAAACGAAGTTGTCTATGGCATTTATAGCAATATTAATTATACCAAGCCTTATCGTAGGAGTATCATCTTATAATAAAGCAAAAACAGATCTTAATGAAACAATTCTACAATCAGCAAAAGATAATATAAGTATTTTAGACAAGATTGTTGATGATGAATTAGAAAATAAGCATACAGATGTCACTCATTTTGCAAAGGTACTCACACAAGGGGATTATAATCCTGAACAATCGCAAAATGTACAGAGTAAATTTGATCAATATATACAGTTACATCCAGAGATAGAAACGATTTATACGGCATCCAGTAACAATCAATTTATTCATGCACCTGTTGGCAAAATACCAGAAGGGTTTAATCCGTTAGAAAGTAGTTGGTATAAGGATGCAGTAAAAGCAAATGGAGAGATTATTGTTTCATCTCCCTATAAATCAAAGTCTACAGGAAATATGGTAATTGCAATTGCAAAGCAAAATGCAGATAAAAGTGGTGTCATTGGCGTAGATTTGAATATTACAGATATCGTAAAAACATCCAAAATGATAAAAATTGGAAAGCAAGGATTTGTATCTATAGTTAGTCAAGATAAAACTATAGTTGTTCATCCATCACTAAAGCCTGGAGAGAAATTAGAGAAAACTTTAGCGGATGAATTGTACAAGACAGAAGATGGAGTAATTACTTATAGCCTCAATGGCGAAGATCGAAACATAAGCTTTAAGACAAATAAAAAAACAGGTTGGAAAATAGCTGGCGTAATGCCTACGAAAGAAATTGAAGAAGCTACTAATCCTATTTTTTATAAAACGTTCACTATAATAGGGGCTTCATTATTGTTAGGTGGAATTGTAATTCTATTCATACTCAGATCTATAATTACTCCACTAAGACAATTAGTCATTTCAGCTCAAAGAATTAGTCAAGGAGATTTAACCGAGAAAATAGATATTCGTTCAAAGGATGAACTTGGTCAATTAGGTGGTAGTTTCAATACAATGGCAGAGTCGTTACGTAATATTATTTCTCAAATTAACACATCTGCAGGACATGTAGCTGCGTCTTCTGAGGAACTAACTGCTAGTGTAGAGCAAGCAAGTGTTGCGACAGAACAAATTACAAAAGAGATGGAAGAAATCTCGAACAGTGCAGAAGTTCAAAATAATGAAGTTGAGTCTGGAGCTGAATTAATTGGTGAGGTAACACGAAATATTCAATATGTAGCTGAGAATGCATCTGAAGTATCGGCTTCATCCATATACACAAAACAAAAAGCCAATGAAGGTGAACAATTAGTAGAACAAACTGTAGCACAAATGCAGTCTATCCATCACTCTGTTTCTCAATCCGATAATGTAATAAAATTATTAGATAAGAAATCGCAACAAATTGGAAGTATATTAGAAGCGATTCAAAATATTGCGGAACAAACAAATTTATTAGCATTGAATGCAGCAATTGAAGCAGCTAGAGCAGGAGAACAGGGTCGAGGGTTTGCAATTGTTGCGGATGAAGTTAGGAAGCTAGCAGAGCAATCATCCGAATCTTCGATGGAAATTGGAAGCTTAATTAAGGAAATACAAGCAGACGTACATGAGACTGTAAAAGCTATGAATGAAGTGGGAGTAGAGGTACAGTCGGGAATTAAAGTTGCGAACGATACAAAGCAAAGTTTTTATGAGATTTCAAAATCTGCAAATGATATTGTGTCAAAAGTGCATGGTATGGTGGAACTATCTAATACAATGACTACTGATGCAATGAAAGTCGATACATCGATTGATCAAATAGCTATGGCTGTAAAAGAGAATTCTTCAAGTATGCAAACGATTGCTGGTTCATCTGAGGAACAACATGCTTCTATGGAAGAGATAAATTCTTCAGCAATACAATTAGCACAGATGGCAGAAGAACTTCAAGAGTTAATTGGTGGATTTAAGATTTAA
- a CDS encoding fascin domain-containing protein, which yields MKRFITRASGNTISKRLVLMVLSMVLMIVMITPSNDVSAANLSKAGSLKGVNLFNGSWTVAIQAANLQYVSAEPSGNIIANRNAVNEWEKFELISTGELYTYALKAKSNGKYVSFEPNGRVVADRTSIGAWEKFILYNGGDNRIYVLQALSNGRYISANGGRELTATSYVAGSWERFVIVYF from the coding sequence ATGAAAAGGTTCATAACACGTGCAAGTGGTAATACAATCTCAAAAAGGTTAGTTTTAATGGTGTTGTCGATGGTTTTAATGATAGTGATGATTACACCATCGAATGATGTATCGGCAGCCAATCTATCAAAAGCAGGTTCACTAAAAGGCGTGAATTTATTTAATGGAAGTTGGACAGTTGCTATACAGGCAGCAAATTTACAATATGTTTCGGCTGAGCCTTCGGGAAATATAATAGCAAATCGTAATGCAGTTAATGAATGGGAGAAATTTGAATTAATTTCGACTGGGGAATTATATACGTACGCTTTAAAAGCTAAAAGTAATGGGAAGTATGTTTCGTTTGAGCCAAATGGTAGAGTAGTAGCAGATCGTACATCAATTGGTGCATGGGAAAAGTTTATCTTATATAATGGTGGAGACAATAGGATATATGTATTACAAGCACTAAGTAATGGTAGATATATATCAGCAAATGGTGGTAGAGAATTAACAGCTACTAGTTATGTAGCTGGAAGCTGGGAAAGATTTGTTATTGTATACTTCTAA
- a CDS encoding Rap family tetratricopeptide repeat protein codes for MSVSVKGNEQLTSLLNDWYRAMLSQQVIKATNLKKKIDEKINKLSIEPDQEHQDQNLLLYYSLLEFRYKVLTDSLGIQQNSFDTISDYDMPTDQFLRFYYHFFKSIHSTFISNYTEAEEHYKLAEKILVAIPDEIEHAEFYYRIATFYHHTYNNLASIEYANKSRAIFSKYEGYEVKTAFCNSLLGGCCIYLKQYEQAEEYLHCAIDLLQKNREEDSLLYVKNTMGWLYSDQSMSTLAIRHLSEVTEKIPTHFKAIFLQAKEHYKLGEQSTASQLIDKGLQICRKIHNEEYTHHFSILKRLNENIPLEELEKIIQEGILYFKEEELWEYVVEYAELFATKCRQLENHQKVSDYFHICYQARQKSIAKGVLK; via the coding sequence ATGAGTGTTTCAGTAAAGGGAAATGAGCAATTAACCTCTCTATTGAACGACTGGTATCGAGCAATGCTATCTCAACAAGTTATAAAAGCTACTAATCTAAAAAAGAAAATTGATGAAAAAATTAATAAGTTAAGCATTGAACCGGATCAAGAACATCAGGATCAAAATTTGTTACTATACTATTCACTACTTGAATTTCGTTACAAGGTCTTAACAGATAGCCTTGGTATTCAACAAAATAGTTTTGATACTATTAGCGATTATGATATGCCTACAGATCAATTTCTACGATTCTATTATCACTTTTTCAAATCCATTCATTCCACTTTTATATCAAATTATACTGAGGCAGAGGAACATTATAAACTAGCAGAAAAAATATTGGTAGCTATACCAGATGAAATTGAACATGCTGAATTTTACTATAGAATTGCTACTTTCTATCACCATACCTATAACAATCTCGCTTCTATCGAATACGCAAATAAATCGAGAGCAATCTTTTCAAAGTATGAAGGTTATGAAGTAAAAACAGCCTTTTGTAATAGTTTGCTAGGTGGTTGCTGCATCTATTTAAAACAGTACGAACAAGCAGAAGAATATCTACATTGTGCAATTGATTTACTACAAAAAAATAGGGAAGAAGATTCCTTGTTATATGTAAAAAATACTATGGGGTGGCTGTATTCTGATCAAAGTATGTCTACTTTAGCTATTCGTCACCTTTCAGAAGTAACAGAGAAAATCCCTACACACTTCAAGGCCATCTTCCTACAAGCTAAGGAACATTATAAATTAGGAGAACAATCAACGGCCAGCCAACTCATTGATAAGGGATTACAGATTTGCAGAAAAATTCATAACGAAGAATACACACACCACTTCTCTATTTTAAAAAGATTAAACGAAAATATTCCATTGGAAGAATTAGAAAAAATCATTCAAGAAGGAATCTTATACTTTAAGGAAGAAGAATTATGGGAATATGTTGTCGAATACGCTGAATTATTTGCCACAAAATGTAGACAATTAGAGAACCACCAAAAGGTAAGTGACTATTTCCATATTTGTTATCAAGCAAGACAAAAATCAATTGCAAAAGGAGTGTTAAAATAA
- a CDS encoding M60 family metallopeptidase, which translates to MGNNSKYKTRKILAATATVTMLATGMISSSDVFAEQKEQQKNLSTSLQSEKSVKSENRTFTVPGKGDVELIKQQERKSMAFSPYEPTGLYAKPNEQITINVEGNQDIQVYIGTYSYDASWREDSKIKSFTLKPGINTIQSPNGGMIYFYNKQQGGTIRTTITTGGTTTPFFELGKHTKQDLINMLDQYPNAHAVELKGERVLITASPARIKKYLLGSNTDPVQLLKKMDEATRIQDKVAGLSEEQVDKHYVHYVEENHSPDYYMYATSYRTAYVGDAIQYVLDINKFIKDGWGPWHEAGHLRQQSPWKFYNMTEVQNNIYSLSVEKAFTSNQPFRLQQEGAYTKAFQYLEQPNKNYDEVSDVFVKLVMLWQLQLAYGEDFYPKLHQLYRDMPSSELPQTDENKKQLFMISASKVAKQNLIPFFEKWGLRPNNDTIQKVAALGYPILTAEIWKSTDSNPIKPDMPNENDILEGNQFAWSLKGISDFEFAKVNFNKSTEEMQIDLKAGVPHHYFNETYASIKVQNASGKVVYNKDIYGNKQQNAESQKVPVKIGDYVELTHLEGVHRATLINVGNSKQESFGKKGMYEVTKEGLKKVEKMPETTVLDGNHFGWSLKGYSDREIAKVDYNRTTEKMQVNLEAGVPHSYFNNTYASITVKNSNGGVVYNKEIVGNRQQTAESQTVPVKVGDYIEFTHIEGEAVKEKTRATLINLENNKQEYMGKKRTYQVTSTGLNKID; encoded by the coding sequence ATGGGGAATAATTCAAAATATAAAACTAGAAAAATACTTGCAGCTACTGCTACAGTAACTATGCTTGCGACTGGAATGATTTCTTCATCAGATGTCTTTGCGGAGCAAAAGGAGCAGCAAAAAAATTTATCGACATCACTGCAAAGTGAAAAATCAGTTAAATCAGAAAATAGAACATTTACAGTCCCAGGAAAAGGGGATGTTGAGCTAATAAAACAACAGGAAAGAAAAAGTATGGCATTTAGTCCATATGAACCAACTGGTTTATATGCAAAACCAAATGAACAAATAACGATTAATGTAGAAGGTAATCAAGATATTCAGGTATATATTGGAACGTATTCATATGATGCTTCTTGGAGAGAAGATTCTAAGATAAAATCATTTACATTAAAACCAGGTATAAACACAATCCAATCTCCAAATGGGGGGATGATTTATTTTTATAATAAACAACAAGGTGGTACCATTCGAACAACAATTACAACAGGCGGAACGACTACGCCTTTCTTTGAACTAGGAAAGCATACGAAACAAGATTTAATTAACATGCTGGACCAATATCCAAATGCACATGCAGTGGAGTTAAAAGGAGAACGTGTATTAATTACGGCCAGTCCTGCACGTATTAAGAAATATTTGTTGGGTTCTAATACAGATCCTGTACAACTCTTAAAAAAGATGGATGAAGCTACTCGAATTCAAGACAAAGTAGCTGGATTATCTGAAGAACAAGTAGATAAACATTATGTTCATTACGTAGAAGAAAATCATTCTCCCGATTATTATATGTATGCGACTTCTTATCGAACTGCATATGTAGGAGATGCAATTCAATATGTATTAGATATTAATAAATTTATAAAAGATGGTTGGGGTCCATGGCATGAGGCAGGGCATTTGAGACAGCAATCACCTTGGAAATTTTATAATATGACAGAAGTACAAAATAATATATACAGCCTTTCTGTAGAAAAAGCATTTACATCTAATCAACCTTTTAGATTGCAACAAGAGGGTGCTTATACTAAGGCATTTCAATACTTAGAACAACCTAATAAAAATTATGACGAAGTTAGTGATGTTTTTGTTAAGCTTGTTATGCTTTGGCAACTACAGCTAGCATATGGAGAGGATTTCTATCCTAAATTGCATCAATTGTATAGAGACATGCCTTCAAGTGAACTTCCACAAACTGATGAAAATAAAAAACAATTATTTATGATTTCAGCATCAAAAGTAGCCAAACAAAATTTGATTCCTTTCTTTGAGAAGTGGGGATTACGTCCAAATAACGATACTATTCAAAAAGTAGCTGCATTAGGATATCCAATTTTAACAGCAGAGATTTGGAAGAGTACGGATTCTAATCCAATTAAACCAGATATGCCTAATGAAAATGATATTTTAGAAGGAAACCAGTTTGCATGGTCACTAAAAGGAATTAGTGATTTCGAGTTTGCAAAAGTCAATTTTAATAAGTCGACAGAAGAGATGCAAATTGATTTAAAAGCAGGCGTACCACATCATTATTTTAATGAAACATATGCGAGTATTAAAGTACAAAATGCATCAGGAAAAGTAGTATACAATAAAGATATTTATGGGAACAAACAACAAAATGCTGAATCGCAAAAAGTTCCAGTTAAAATAGGGGATTATGTTGAGCTGACACATCTAGAAGGTGTGCATAGAGCTACTTTAATAAATGTAGGTAACAGTAAACAAGAAAGTTTTGGAAAAAAAGGCATGTACGAAGTTACAAAAGAAGGCTTGAAGAAAGTAGAAAAAATGCCAGAAACAACGGTTTTAGATGGAAATCATTTTGGGTGGTCTTTAAAAGGATATAGTGATAGAGAAATCGCAAAAGTAGATTATAATAGGACAACAGAGAAAATGCAGGTGAATTTAGAAGCAGGCGTACCACATTCTTACTTTAATAATACGTATGCAAGTATTACAGTAAAGAATTCAAATGGTGGTGTTGTGTACAATAAGGAAATAGTAGGGAATAGACAACAAACTGCTGAAAGCCAAACCGTGCCCGTAAAAGTGGGAGATTACATTGAGTTTACCCATATAGAAGGGGAAGCAGTAAAGGAAAAAACACGCGCTACACTTATTAATCTTGAGAATAATAAACAAGAATATATGGGCAAAAAAAGAACCTATCAAGTTACTTCAACGGGATTAAACAAAATAGATTAA
- a CDS encoding NAD-dependent epimerase/dehydratase family protein, producing the protein MITSFKNKTFLITGGYGFIGSHLARRLLNLQARIVLFIRTPSNFWRLKDIIKNIETYEIDIRDRKQVQDAIKKVNPDYIFHLAAYGVNSAHTDYMHAIETNIIGTCNIIQAAKLVNCKKIINFGSSSEYGNKMEPIHENMLLTPVDIYGSTKAAATILAHQIASENSINLITLRPFGIFGESEEPHKIFSYIILQVLQNKDVNLTFCNQLRDYCYIENIIDACILAVENTTVQNEIFNIGSGTIYPLKHYVELLFKHLKTNSRPNYGAIPSRTNERWVPEADVQKIKNSLSWEPRINIEEGIIKTVNWYKNNKHLYLIP; encoded by the coding sequence ATGATTACTTCATTTAAAAATAAAACTTTCCTTATTACTGGTGGATACGGTTTTATTGGTTCTCACTTGGCACGAAGACTTTTAAATTTACAAGCACGAATTGTTCTTTTCATAAGAACACCATCAAATTTTTGGAGACTAAAGGATATTATAAAAAATATTGAAACCTATGAAATAGATATACGAGATAGAAAACAAGTACAGGATGCAATAAAGAAAGTTAATCCGGATTATATCTTTCACCTGGCAGCCTATGGTGTAAATTCTGCCCATACAGATTACATGCATGCTATAGAAACAAATATTATAGGGACATGTAACATTATTCAAGCAGCAAAATTGGTGAATTGTAAAAAAATTATCAATTTTGGGAGTAGTTCTGAATACGGTAACAAGATGGAACCTATTCATGAAAATATGTTACTAACTCCTGTGGATATCTACGGAAGTACCAAAGCTGCTGCTACTATACTCGCCCATCAAATTGCTAGCGAAAACAGCATTAATCTTATAACATTAAGACCTTTTGGCATATTCGGAGAAAGCGAGGAGCCACATAAAATTTTTAGCTATATAATCTTGCAAGTATTACAAAACAAAGATGTAAATTTAACTTTCTGTAATCAATTAAGAGATTATTGTTATATAGAAAATATAATAGATGCCTGTATCCTAGCAGTAGAGAATACTACTGTACAAAATGAAATCTTTAATATTGGGAGTGGCACTATTTACCCCTTGAAACATTATGTAGAATTATTATTCAAACATTTGAAAACCAATTCCAGACCAAATTACGGTGCAATTCCATCTAGAACGAATGAAAGATGGGTTCCTGAAGCAGATGTGCAAAAAATAAAAAACTCTCTTTCCTGGGAACCTAGAATTAATATTGAAGAAGGAATTATAAAAACTGTTAATTGGTATAAAAATAATAAACATTTATACCTAATCCCCTAA
- the rfbG gene encoding CDP-glucose 4,6-dehydratase, translated as MLNQNFNNAFYGKTILITGHTGFKGSWLSLWLNELGATVIGYSLDPKNKNDNFNITNLQNNIIDIRGDIRDFNKLNKVFTDYKPEIVFHLAAQPLVKYSYEYPRETYEVNVVGTMNVLEAIRLHESAKIGIMVTSDKCYENKEWPWGYREIDPMGGHDIYSSSKGCCELLISSYRNSYFSEENFSHHKKIIASVRAGNVIGGGDWSIDRIIPDCIRALESNKKIIIRNPTAIRPWQHVLEPLSGYLLLTEKIINNGILYSGAWNFGPSLSNIVPVEKLVTSLLDIWGCGDWTAENIGAINFHEANLLNLDISKAKFNLDWQPKWSLQQTLENTIEWYKHYNSYTSSEMINLCISQIKQYCML; from the coding sequence TTGTTAAATCAAAACTTTAATAATGCTTTTTACGGAAAGACAATTTTAATTACTGGACATACTGGTTTTAAAGGTTCTTGGTTATCCCTATGGTTGAATGAATTAGGTGCTACTGTAATCGGATATTCATTGGATCCTAAAAATAAAAATGATAACTTTAACATTACTAACCTTCAAAACAATATAATTGATATTCGTGGAGACATTAGGGATTTTAATAAATTAAATAAGGTTTTTACAGATTATAAACCTGAAATTGTATTCCATTTAGCTGCCCAACCTCTAGTTAAGTATTCATATGAATATCCTAGAGAAACATACGAGGTAAACGTTGTAGGAACTATGAATGTACTAGAGGCAATTCGATTACATGAATCAGCTAAAATAGGAATTATGGTGACAAGTGACAAGTGCTATGAAAATAAAGAATGGCCTTGGGGTTATCGTGAAATTGATCCTATGGGTGGCCATGACATATATAGCTCAAGCAAAGGATGCTGCGAACTTTTAATTTCTTCCTATCGAAATTCTTACTTTTCAGAAGAAAACTTTTCTCACCACAAGAAAATAATTGCAAGCGTTCGAGCTGGTAATGTAATTGGTGGTGGTGATTGGTCAATAGATAGAATTATTCCTGATTGTATACGAGCATTAGAATCAAACAAAAAGATTATTATTAGAAACCCTACTGCTATTAGACCCTGGCAACATGTACTAGAACCCTTAAGCGGGTATTTACTCCTTACAGAAAAAATTATAAATAATGGTATCCTTTATTCAGGAGCATGGAACTTCGGGCCATCCTTAAGCAATATTGTTCCAGTAGAAAAATTAGTGACAAGTTTACTAGATATTTGGGGCTGTGGGGATTGGACTGCAGAAAATATAGGCGCAATAAATTTTCATGAAGCAAATTTACTAAATCTTGACATTAGCAAAGCAAAATTCAATCTTGATTGGCAACCAAAATGGTCCCTACAACAGACTTTAGAAAATACAATAGAATGGTATAAACATTATAATTCTTACACCAGTTCTGAGATGATAAATCTATGTATTAGCCAAATCAAACAATATTGCATGCTTTGA
- a CDS encoding sugar phosphate nucleotidyltransferase has protein sequence MKVIILCGGKGLRMQGILEDIPKPLVRVQGKPLLLHIMNWYRKYGHSDFILPLGYKGEKIKEYFMDFSWKENDFSLNFKTNQYTLLQELENWNIHFINTGIDTMTGARLKKLEPFVQDETFLLTYGDGLANIDIDQLIAFHKEKGKIATLTGIKKNSQYGLLTVENGIAIDFKEKPLLDEVINGGFFVFNKEIFDYLGDSDDCVLEEDPLRNLIKDNELAVYEHNDFWASVDTPKDLKTVDESWNPNKF, from the coding sequence ATGAAAGTCATAATTTTGTGTGGCGGAAAAGGGCTTCGGATGCAAGGAATTTTAGAGGACATTCCCAAACCATTAGTTCGAGTTCAAGGAAAGCCTCTCCTCTTGCATATAATGAATTGGTATAGAAAATATGGACATTCTGATTTCATTTTGCCCCTAGGATATAAAGGTGAGAAAATTAAAGAATATTTTATGGACTTTAGCTGGAAAGAGAATGACTTTAGTTTGAATTTTAAAACCAATCAATATACGCTACTTCAGGAATTAGAAAATTGGAATATACACTTTATAAATACAGGAATTGATACAATGACCGGGGCAAGGCTAAAAAAACTTGAACCCTTTGTACAGGATGAAACCTTTTTATTAACTTATGGCGATGGATTAGCAAATATAGATATTGATCAACTAATAGCATTCCATAAAGAAAAAGGAAAAATTGCTACATTAACTGGAATTAAAAAAAATAGTCAATATGGCCTATTGACGGTCGAAAATGGAATTGCTATTGATTTTAAAGAAAAACCATTACTTGATGAAGTAATTAATGGCGGTTTTTTTGTATTTAACAAAGAAATATTCGATTATTTAGGTGATAGTGATGATTGTGTTCTAGAAGAAGATCCTCTTCGCAATTTAATAAAAGACAATGAGCTCGCAGTCTATGAACACAATGACTTTTGGGCTAGTGTCGATACACCTAAAGATTTAAAAACTGTAGATGAAAGTTGGAATCCTAATAAATTTTAG